GGAAATCAGCACTGCAGACATAAGTACACTAGTATTCCTCTTCTACACATAATAATTagcagaaaagaataaaaggcAGCAATATTAAAGGAATGGATTAGTGCAAATTCACAAGGGAGCATAGAAGGGGTACAGGCAGAATTCtattaaataaaaattttgaAGCATACTATATATGCTCTGGATTATATACCtatatttcaaatgaaagatttcattaacatattttaaaatacacattttatcaATAATTTAAATGCTGTTCTGATAACACATCAGAATCTCTGAAGatcagaaaagagagacaggatatAGGCCTTTAGTTGGTGAGGACCGGTGATTAACATGTGACATCCTTTGGTTTGTTTAAGTTAAGGAATGGGATTTTAAGAGGAAGGGGCTGGACTAGCTGCCTATGCTACCTGCAAGTATTAAGGCAAGACAGGGAGTAGAGCCAATAGGGTAGAAAGTGTGGGAGGGGCACTGAAGTTGGCACACCCACTTTCTGACAGGTTGTATGCATCGAAGGAGGGGCTTAACAACTCCAGAATGTTGCTTATTGGACTCTTTTGTCCCAGTGCACAAAAATGAAACCCTAAGGAAGGAATCCTCACGGATTTTACTCTAAGTGTGCTCCAACAAAAAAGAGGATATGTGACACATCCATTTCCTTGCACAATGATGGTCGGaaatggcagtttttttttccctaacacTCTCCACCACTGTTTAAGACCAGTGTATGAGACAAAGAAATGACAGATATGCCAAAACCCCTCACCTTACACTGATCTAATGTAAGGCAAAATGTGAGGAAAGTACACTGCTTCCTCTAGAGAAACAAAATCTaacaaaacaaccccaaaaaaaaaaaaaaatgaagaatggtATAAAGCTGTCATTTATGCGTAACACCCTTTCTTGTTAATTGTTCCCATTGCAGGCAATGGCACGACAGCTCAGCCATCCTGTGTCTCACAAACAGGTCCTGAGGATCGAATATAGTCTTATGTGCTATGGGAGCAGGTAATTCTGCCGTGCTTGGTCAACTCCACAGTCCCACATTTatttgacagaaaataaaaagagtaTCCTTTCCTCCCATGAAAGCAGGTGCTTGGATCGGAGTGGGCAACCAGGTTCAGAGATCTTCCTCCGGTCAAGTTTATCCTCAGTGTGTAGCTGCTACACAAGGGAGAAATGGCATTGAGTTGTAGCTCTACTGCAGGTTCTTGAGGATGCGCCCGTAGCGAAAGTCATAGACATGGCGACACAGGTACACCAGCTCTGGGTCGACATCATCAGGCACAAGGCGATGAGAGGGGGTGGTGTAGTCGACTGGGCAAGGAACCACTGGAGGACTGTTGGGCACACTCTCTGCACGTCGCTTAACCAAGGCACAAAATCTGGAAGATCAAAACATTACACTGTTGAACTCATGCTGCTTTATGCCTCCCAGAAGACCACTACTAGCACCTAACAGGTTTAGTGATTCTTTTCCTATTCATAAGGTCAGAACACAGCTATAAGTACCTGCAGTACTGTGCTAATGGCAGAACATAGCATCTGTCCTCAATGCAAGCCACGCTGTTCTCATCCTGGTGTCGAGAGGCAAAGATCTCATTCtgaaagatggaaaaaagtAAGGAAAGCTCCTTTATGAGTGACAAGTATTTTGACATAAACAGAGTTGCTGAATTCGAACAAGGAATTATTCACTTCTACATTTacaaactgatgaaaaatacacaatatgGCTGTGTACTCAAAGAACGGGGTGTGTCTCACCTcacagtgcatgctgggatCTCGACCTCCCTGAGTGTGTTCGGGTCGATAGTACCAGAAGAGGCTCATCATCAGTTCTCCTAAagtttgagagaaaaacaatgtagAGCCCctcacaaaccaaaaaaagtcTTCCAAATATTTCTGTGATAGACCATTGTTCATCGCTCATATAGAGGCAATTCCAAAGGTAAACAGAATGATGTGAATATTAAGCAATTAAACAGTTACTGCTGTATTTTTCAGAGTTATGTGAATGGAGGTCGGATGTAACCTTTGTGCAGGGGAAATATCATGCAGATTAATCTCACACAGCATTCAGGGCTATAGGGTCGACATTCCATATATATATGGCATACCACAAATAACTAGCATGacataataacaaaacataaagcACAGGAGCTGACAACTAGCTATGTACAACACATACCACAAACTTAAGCCACATACTAAgaccatttaaaaatgtaaaaagtacAGTTTATGGTCAGCCCTGGGCAGTGCAGTCAAACAAAAGACACGCAGTAAATAACAAAAACCAGTTGGTTTGAGAAAAAAGCAAACCACAAACATTAATCAATGTGTTCTCAACTgttatcaaaaacaaaagtataaTCTACAGTCTGTGGAAGAAGGCTGTCAtctacagagaaaacaaacacaagacatgCCATCAGGGATCAgccacagacaacaaacaacacaaacaacaacctgcaggcaaaaacattcacagacCAAACATCAATCCACAGACATAAACAATTATAGACACTCTCTGCCCTACCAAGACAAATAGCATGACACTGACATAAACAGCACACTACAAATCTGAGCACAGAATTTCCCAGTGTGTGAAAGCTGAAGAGTGTCTAACTGCTCACATTGTCAAATTGAAAGAGCTAACTTAATGAGAATATGAGAACTTTCAGAAATATTCTTGAATCGGATACCGAGACCACTACCAATATCCTACCAAGACCTCAATGAACCAACACAATGTATCATTCtcactgtgaaaactgtgaatTGAACGGGGTTTAATTAGCCccaaaaaaagatataaaaactGCAACATCGTTCAGTAGCACCATACACTGCTACATACCACAGATGCACCacaagacaacagaaaaaacctCTCTTCCACTCTGAAATACTAAGAATTACCACATTACCGAGTGACACCACGAGATCTACATGTGTCTTGTCTGTTTAACGTGAGGTCCCACCCTTCATCTCTCACCTGTTTTGGGGTCTTCCCACAAAGCAGAAATCTTGGCCACATAAGGCAGGGACTTCTTCCTGGGACCAGAGCGCAGCAGTACTGTGTCTCTCACTCGGATCACCTCGCCATCCCGCTCCACTCCTTCATAACACTGCCGCAGGGCTGTCTCATCCTCACCCTGAACGATGTGAGGTAACAGGTAAAGCTAACACGAACAAGCTAACAGCTCTTTTATGCTCTTTGCTCGACTAGTCCCACTTCTGAACTTCCCGGAGTTGTTATGTGGCTATGCTAATTCCAATAATCAGCTGAAATATATCCTTTGTAACATGTGCTTGTGCGCACTTTGAAGCACTGAACATGAAAATCAGGCAACAATGACTATGATTAAACAGATACTCACAGCAATAAAGATCTCCCTCTCTGTGGGAACTCCTACAGGCAGCCAGCCATTTGTGTCCTGACGGCGACTTGCCCTCCTCTGCTTTGTGCTGGCAGGGCTGGGAGCTGGCTGCTTCTGGGACAGTCTGATACGGCCCATCGCAAGGGAGCCGTTGGATGGCTTGGTATTTTGAGGGCATTCTGTTCCCACCTGAAGCCTCACTTTTGCCTGTAAAAGCTGCGGTGCAGGTGTTGTTGAGGGGGCTACTCGGGGCAAtggacagccagagagaggcaGGGCAGGAGGTGCCCCGAGGGAGGGGCTATGCTCACCTTGTTGTAAGGAGTAACCCTCTGCAGGAACAAGACACTAATCATTAATATCTGGAGAAtccttgcaatgcaactgagCATGGATGGACTTTTTAATTGGCATAATTGGCATACTATGTATGTGATGTTTCAGAGGCAGAATCAAATCAAGCATAATAAACCATGTCACAACATTTTCAATAGGAATGTATTGGTCACTGATAATCTTCAAACCAAATTATAACACTGAATGCATATTTGATTAGTTGCCATTTCCCCCATATCCTTCATGATACATACCTGTTTTGATTGGATGAGTACAGTTTGAGCAGCCTGTCGGGAAAGAGCACCCCCTGCTGGTGACAGGCTGGATGGCACTGAAGGTATAGCCACTAACCCGGCATGCATCGCTGTAGCAGGGTGACCTCACAGAGTTACAGAAGGCTGAGTGCGAGATCCCTGAGGCATGGGAGACAGATGGAGCCAACAGTTTGGTACCGGCAGAGACCCTACCTGGGCAGAGATGGGCTGGTGTGTAGGGTAGAGGCTGTGCACTAAGGCTAGCTGATGGAGGTCCAGGGTGGGTAATGTGGACATAGTAACTCGAGAAGCAAGGATCTGCACACAAGCAAGGGTGGGTGCTCAAGGTGAGAGTTGGATGTGCCAGGGAAGGTGGAGGCACCAGGCATTCATGTTTAACAGTGCTAATGGGACGTTCCTCAGATTCACTGTAGGGTTGCTGTTCAAGAAACAGTGCTAATCTGTGGCAGTACTCCATGGAACCCTCTGGGGGGCAGCAGTAGTAGGAGCTCAGCTCAGTTTCCACCTGTTCCTCTTTGACCACCTTTAAGGGATACCCCAACATACTGCGGGACTGGTAGCTTGGTTTGGTTAGGGGGTGGCTTCCAACAGCTTCCTCCCACTTTAGTTTGGGCTCAAAGCAGCCATGCCTCTTACACACTGCACAACCACCCTGGGTTGGAGGCTGCTTCCAGCCCTTTTTCTTTGACTGTCGCGACTTGGACTTGGAGGCTGCAACCTTCCTGCCAATAGCACATGTAATCTTACTGTCCATTTTTGCTCGCTGTTTAGTTCCTGCTGTTGAGCTTGTGAGTTTCAGCAGAGCAACTGCGTTAAGTCCCGCTAAACGTCTTGGAGTAGGAGCATCTAGGTTGAGCTCATGGTGAACTTTATCCTCTGACTTTGTTTTCTTGGTCTGTTTGGAGCTTTGGCACAGTTCAATCAGAGAGGCTTTTTTTGAAGGTCCATTTCTGGTTTGTTCTGAATTTATGTCACTCTGTCCACCCAGGGCTGCCTCCTGTTGCTGTTTCCTGTTAAGTTTGGCAGATGGTGGACTGTCTGCTTTCTCCAGCAGCAGGCTGTTGACTGCCTCAGCATTGAGAGAGGCTAACCTTCGTTTACGTGGCTCCTGAGCTTGTGGCTTCTCTGTAGTGGGCTTTAATTTGGTTTTGGATGGTATGTGGTCTGACTTGATGGCTTTATCTATCCTCTTTCTTGCACTCATGCATTTTGCCTGCTTGCGCTTCCCTGAAACTTGGTTTTGACCATGGTCATGTAAGCTGTTATTTTGGTCCAGGACATCTTCCTCTAGACGTTTAAGCAAGACGTGACAGCTAAGGGGCTCGGTCTCTGGTGTGCCACCCCTCCCTCGTAAAGGATACAGCTTCCTGTCCCGATCTGCTCTCAGTTTCTTTGACACCTTTGCCCTGCCTTTTTTGGCCACACCACTCTTAGCTCTGCCCCCTCTTCCATTGTAGTCTGGACATGTTCTTCTCATGGTGTCAAAATGTGACCACCCCACACTGTGGTCCAGACCCTCACCCCAACACTGGCTAAGGGAATCCTTCTGCCAAGTGCGGGTCATTACATTCTTCCCCAGTGCATctaaaggagagagacatgtgCAAAACCACAATGACATCATTGAAGTTTGTCATATGTTCCTATACATGTCCTTAGGAACTGACAGTTTTCAACTGACAGGAAGTGAAGAAGCTGGAAAGTTGTATAGGAGGCCTTTAAATCAGACTTCATGGTCATGTGCTTATAAATAACCCATTTACAGTTGCTATGTTGAAATCATATGAACTCTAATAgtaaaagacacatacacaaaaaaacttaaaagaCAATATCTGAAATCTTTTGGGAGTTAAAGATTGCCACAGGAACGCTACTATGCTTATATGCCTTACACTATGCTTCCTTACTTAATACCTGTGATACATTCCACATTCCCTGCTGCCAGATGACTTCATATGCATAACATGGGTTCAAATATCTTAAATCAAGCAACTTATCTAATGGCCCTGTTATTCAGAGCTTCCTGATCATTCTTCAATTTTAAACATGTACAATCATCTCATcctgaatttattttttatctgtgaTACTATCTTAATGCACAAAATGACTCTGCGTGATTGAAACCCTGGCGCTATTCACTTGCTAAATTTCTGAAATAATTTGCTTTGAATTAACCATGCATTGAAACAGCCTGCAACATCATAATTAGtggctttttaaaacacaagtgtTTGTAACAAATTAGAACCTGTCAAATGAATGTCATCGTTACTTTAATGGCTTGTACGACTATCCGTGCGACAAATGTATCCACTAGAGTGTGTAATGGATTCCATAGAGCTACAGCCTTTCCTTGTCACCCATTCAATACTGCTAGTGTTTAATTAAACCAAATACATTGATTGCTCTTCCACTTCGGTTAGATTAGAACCTAACCGAAATTTGTTTACGATCGATTTGCTAACGCTTTCATTCTCTAATGATTTTCAGATACGACATTTGGATGAGTTGTCCAGTCGGACTACTTCTAGGGTGAGCTCTAAGCTACAGAGTAAGAGTAAGTCATGGATACTGTGACTCGGCAAAACTAATTACTTAAGAATTACTGTTGAGACAGTCTTCGTGGTATTTTAAAGCGCCTGAGATATCGGGAAAGCACAGTTAAAGCTACAGGGTTTTAGTCTATCAATAACAAATGATGCCAATATTACATAAATTCACTTGATATCATACACAGCCTTAAATAATCTAATAGCAAAACGTAATCGTGGCCAAAGAAAATATCAGTTCAGATATGAACACTTGAGGTTTTCCAGTTTCAAGATACGATGATAACGACCCCATGTGATTATCTGATCTTCAGAAATGCGTTTTCTATTGTTTATACACTCAACTTTAAAGAGCGGCCATAACTGGTGTGAGAAAACAactttctgaaaaaaacaaacttttctcAATCGTTCTATAGGCAGAAAGATTCGCTATTTATAATATGGATGTGTTAAAACGGAAAGGTTCCCGGCAGGTGCAGTGGACACTGTGTTTGACCGCATCTCAAAATTTGATCTTTAATAAAAGAGGTTTtcagaaacaaaccaaaaaaaaaaaaaaactgaggctATTTCGGCATTTCATTAAGGTGTTGGACGTCTACGTGTAGAGTAATAGGAAATCTCGAAGCATTAAAAGTCGAAATATCGACCCATTTGGCATATCAACTTCGTAATGGACACACCACAATGATGCTTCTCTTGTGCGTACTGTTCAGAACGTAGGCCGACACAGTGGCTATATGAGTCATGTTACATCAGAGAGTAGCATCATTCAACAGTCTATTGACATATACTGGCGTCAAAGCAACACTTGCTAGAGTTCACCACCATCCCACAAATGCTTCAAAGCAATGCCTCATTTGTCGGGTCGTACAAAATATCACGACGCAGCTGAATCCGCCCGCAGCGAGGACGTTTGCAAACAGTAAGAAAATGTTTGTTCTAGACATGGTTGTATGCAATAATCGCAATACCAAGCGGTATACAAGAGATTCACAATTCTGAAATCATGACTTACAGCATTTGGAGACAAAATCCCGGCAACCGTCGAGCAACTTCAATTTTATAAAACAGCAAATCTCTCTAGTAAACGAGGTGTACGAGAGTATTGCCAGCTGTCCCTCTTCCTGGTTCAGCGCAAGCGATTTGCACACAACTTAACATGAACCAATTGCCATACAGACACTCGAAGCTTGACATTTCCGTCATCCAATGAAATCATGGCCAGTTGTTAATTCTAAATACGAATCATTTGTAAATTATTTCCAAAATAAAGTTTCCATCGTCACCTATATCTCAAACCCAGTAATGGAACATTTTCCAACAAGTTGAGTCAATACGTGGGAGGTCGCTCACCTCTTTAAACCGCATAACTACTTCTGCAATAAACTTAGCCTTAAAAACAACGCCgaatttttaaattatttgcaGAAACTAAAATCTAGAACTGATGACTTCTTTCGTTCTTATTTAGGATAATTCCGAGTTGTTTACCAATTtgaaaatatgtcaaaatgtcGTACAACCGAAATAACGGTCTCAGAGTCTCGGTGAACCTCAAATCCTTTCCACTGATACCTGCCCATCTGCTTATTGAGCTGTCCAAAGAGGGCTATACGGATCTCTTAATGTATAAACTGCAGAAccgattttttctttttgccttcaGGCAGTCGGAAACTGAAGCATTGATAAGACGTGATAACGGTGGAGTCAGCTACTTTAAAATGAAGTGATAGGCTGGCATTCAGGCAGGCTACAACAGGTGAGAGATTAAAGATCCCCAGTTGCTGACAAATAGGTGTACTGGCCTTTTCAACATTAATGCTTCAAGATGCATTtatgaaacacaatgaaatcTTGCTGCGCAAACAAGCTAAGACCTATGTCAAGCATCATTTTTTACAACGTAATCAGGGAATAGAGGAGCATGCAGATAAGGTCCAAAACAATTAATCAAACAAAATACGTTAAATGACAACGCACAGCGGAGATATTTTCTGAGAACTACATGTGGTTATGACGAAAAATTAAACAGCTACTATTTCTTCTCTACGACCGCGGCATCAGTAACAGCAGGGTTGGATTAAATCGATCCTTGGGGCACAACACTGTCCGTGTCTTGTTTCCACTATACATTATATAGTTCTTTCAGTATTTAAACGCTCTCACACGTAGCCTGTAGAACTGACCTTTCTAAGCACACGAAAAGTATAAGAATCTCTCTAATTAACAAACCAACAGCAACATTTTCTTCGACTTTGTACTTAACTGGACTACTGTCGATTATTTCCAGTGCGCCTAAAATAAGAATTCTTTTCCATTATCCAGTAGGCTAGATTCTCTTTCAACCTCAGACATAGGCTACTCTATAACTGAAATCTCATAGAACACCCTCAGCGTTGGAGAGCGTCTGGTTTTATAAAACGCTTAAATCATCAAAAGTGAAACGCGTGCAAATGTTCCCTAAAGCTTTCCTTTGTCTTCGTGAGATTTCCTATTTTAAGCACGAGATttcagaaaaacattgttttcagCATGAAGGGACAACAGATAAAAAATGTCTATACAATGAACTGAAAAGTGGAGTAACTTCCGACTAATTTCATTGATAAAGCTCATATGATAGCCTTATCAAACTCTGAGCTGAATATTTTCAAAGCGGTCTTCAAGAAGGATTGACTCATTTCATCACTATAGCCTACTTTACAAAGCATATACACTTTCAAAGTCTCTCTAAAGTCGCATTTTTCAGCAGccaataatgaaaacaaaaacacgaggAGTGGAAAATACACCCTTTAATTGGGAGTTACTCCTGGGGCAAACTTTCAGTATAAACGGGGCACTGAAATGATTTCCCCCGATACTTATATCTGTGTTCAACAGGTCACTGTCCAGCGGAAAGTTCCGTATACGTTTTATACAACGGAACTTTAATGTCAGTGATTTTATACATCCAtccagcttttcttttctcgGGCCTGGCTCTCTACTTCATTTTGACGGCAAAACATAAAGAGAAGGATCCTGAAACAACATCATTACAGAACAAGTACATTAAAACCTGAACCTGGTTATTACGTCAAACTGTAGCTGCACCACACCGACGTCGACTTTGTAATTACACAGGCTACttcaaaggaataaaaaaaaacccctctggcGTTATCTTATTGCTCTCACTTGAAAGAGCCTATAAGTTATTGGTTCTTATGTGAGGACATCTGAAATCTATGTTGTTATGGATCACAATTCAACAATACAAAATCTTGTAGGATGTGTCTCAGATCAGGCATTAATCTATGGTGGAATATTGAACTGCCATTTGCAAGAGAGATTTCCTACAGCTTCAGTAAACCTGCAAGAAAAACCGTGCAGAGGTCCACAATTATCCTTACAAGGCTCTTAACTTAAGTGGGTTTGTTAACGTGCTATGCAAGGGAAAACACCCATTAGTAGGAAAAAAATCTTAGGCATCTTTGACATTGTAACAGATTCACATAATTTACCACAAAGAACTGATGAGCGCAATTAGTCTGCTCGTAGTCCCGCTGAAGTGCAGAGAAATAGCACATAGCCTATCTTATGACTTTTTCAGTGCCACAAAATCTAGCGTCCTGCCTACACTGGGATAGAcgcaaacagagagacagcatgtACACAAATACAGCCAGAACACGAGACTCTCTAAACAATGcagtaaaaaagagaaagaaacaatacacacatttcacaccCACGGCTGACTTTAGAGCTATTAAAACATGACAGGCAGAGAGCTTATAATGACAGGTCACATCACAGCTGAAACAGAGTTTATGGTTTTAGAAAAAATCCCATTTCACCGTCATGTGACCGAACTAGCTTGAACTACATAGACTTCACTCCTCGAACGTAATAACATGGCTACGCCAAATTTATAATAGTGAGTAGCCTTATAACACAGCAGTGCATTTCTAGTGCGTTAAATTTTGACATAGTATCACTGGCAACTATACGCCAGCTAATCAATGTTTTACATTATATCACTTTACTGTGGTGAGGCACCGACAGATGAAGATGATGTCACCAAAGAAGCGGAATATCAGTACGCTATAGGCTTGCACCTGCACATGTCAACTTAAAATAACTCATTATTTTATAGGGTCATTTATTTGTGGACGTCACTCTCTTGTGTCCGCGTTTAAACGATCTATTAGAGACGTATAAACTGAtctatgttgttgttattgaccGTTGCTGGCACTTCCTCGCATTCTCCTATCTGACGTGCCGTGTGCACACGATGGGCAACATTGCGTGACTCATCTTAAGCGCATCCAGCGAGATATGATAACATTCATGTGGTTTGACACCATTTAAAAGAGTCTGACAACTCATAGTTAGTTTTCAGAAACTAAAGTGATTTAATTAAGGAGCAAACGGGCAACTCTGCCTAAACGGACCGTCTAACACACTAAACATACCTCCGATAAACCTCTCCCAGTGATCCCCTATGCGAATTGGTCAAGGCCACTGTAAAGACACGACCTTCAATCGATCAGCAACCCTCTACGGACAAGAAGGTGTAGTATGCCCGTTTAGAAATCCAACTGACTTTCTAACCGTTGAATCTCCAATCAAACTGCAACTATACGTCCTGTTTCATGGCCATGGCAAGGCGCACATTTGCCAGTCGTGAGGCTACCACTCCCTAACCTACCATCTAAATTAAGGCTAACATGTATGGCGATGAATTCTAATAATTTCGCTATTATTTGATATAATACCTGGAAGAAATTAGTGAAGCCCCTTCATCGAAAAAGTGTTATCGCCTACTCGAATGTtgttaaagaacagaaaactgaaCTGCCACACTGGTTGTTAATCCTTGAGATTACTTCACTTTCCTGTGGAAGACTGTAGCACTACTTGCCCAATGTCAAGTGCTATTCTTTTGGTCTTTGGCAAATGATAATGTTGCGGAGGCAGCATATGTTTCTTCTGCCACTGTTCGAGGATGCCtcagaataatttaaaaaggGTGGAACAACTCTTACGTCTCTACATTATAACAGCTATATGTTGCTCAGTCCCCGATATGCTTCAGCCGACACCCATTCATTCATCTATATCATTTAACTATATAAGTTAAAGGCATCGCAGATTTCTGGAAATCGTTTCGCTGTCGTTAAGT
This sequence is a window from Chanos chanos chromosome 4, fChaCha1.1, whole genome shotgun sequence. Protein-coding genes within it:
- the LOC115810216 gene encoding bromo adjacent homology domain-containing 1 protein, which produces MTHIATVSAYVLNNALGKNVMTRTWQKDSLSQCWGEGLDHSVGWSHFDTMRRTCPDYNGRGGRAKSGVAKKGRAKVSKKLRADRDRKLYPLRGRGGTPETEPLSCHVLLKRLEEDVLDQNNSLHDHGQNQVSGKRKQAKCMSARKRIDKAIKSDHIPSKTKLKPTTEKPQAQEPRKRRLASLNAEAVNSLLLEKADSPPSAKLNRKQQQEAALGGQSDINSEQTRNGPSKKASLIELCQSSKQTKKTKSEDKVHHELNLDAPTPRRLAGLNAVALLKLTSSTAGTKQRAKMDSKITCAIGRKVAASKSKSRQSKKKGWKQPPTQGGCAVCKRHGCFEPKLKWEEAVGSHPLTKPSYQSRSMLGYPLKVVKEEQVETELSSYYCCPPEGSMEYCLAHPTLTLSTHPCLCADPCFSSYYVHITHPGPPSASLSAQPLPYTPAHLCPGRVSAGTKLLAPSVSHASGISHSAFCNSVRSPCYSDACRVSGYTFSAIQPVTSRGCSFPTGCSNCTHPIKTEGYSLQQGEHSPSLGAPPALPLSGCPLPRVAPSTTPAPQLLQAKVRLQVGTECPQNTKPSNGSLAMGRIRLSQKQPAPSPASTKQRRASRRQDTNGWLPVGVPTEREIFIAGEDETALRQCYEGVERDGEVIRVRDTVLLRSGPRKKSLPYVAKISALWEDPKTGELMMSLFWYYRPEHTQGGRDPSMHCENEIFASRHQDENSVACIEDRCYVLPLAQYCRFCALVKRRAESVPNSPPVVPCPVDYTTPSHRLVPDDVDPELVYLCRHVYDFRYGRILKNLQ